The following proteins are encoded in a genomic region of Actinomadura sp. NAK00032:
- a CDS encoding GlsB/YeaQ/YmgE family stress response membrane protein — protein sequence MTITGLAAAVVLGAVIGILGRLIAPGRPGMPVWLLMATGVVAAFAGTGLAQVFGLTGGGWSPWETVLQIVLAAAGVCLVAALWPKRTGHRP from the coding sequence ATGACCATCACCGGGCTCGCGGCCGCCGTCGTCCTGGGCGCGGTGATCGGGATCCTCGGACGGCTGATCGCGCCCGGGCGGCCGGGCATGCCGGTCTGGCTGCTGATGGCGACCGGCGTCGTCGCGGCGTTCGCCGGGACGGGGCTGGCGCAGGTGTTCGGCCTCACCGGCGGCGGCTGGAGCCCCTGGGAGACCGTCCTGCAGATCGTGCTCGCGGCGGCCGGCGTCTGCCTGGTCGCCGCGCTGTGGCCCAAGCGGACCGGCCACCGGCCCTAG
- the selD gene encoding selenide, water dikinase SelD produces the protein MTSLAPVARLTQYAHGGGCACKIPPGVLERVVTGLTGGDDALLVGGPDGDDAAVLRIAGGRAVVSTADFFTPVVDDAYDWGRIAAADALSDVYAVGGEPLMAVNLLGWPVDALPAELAREVLRGGRDAAALAGCAIAGGHSIDDPEPKYGLAVTGLADPDRLLRLDAGRPGVPLSLTKPLGLGVLNARHKATGEVFPHAVETMTRLNAGAGIAALERGAVCATDVSGFGLLGHLYKVARASGVTAVVDAAAVPYLDGARPAVRDGFVPGATRRNLAWVSPHTDFRRIGEEERLLLADAQTSGGLLVAGEVPGAPVIGELVPRGRRTLVVR, from the coding sequence GTGACCAGCCTCGCCCCCGTCGCCCGCCTGACGCAGTACGCCCACGGCGGCGGCTGCGCCTGCAAGATCCCGCCCGGGGTGCTGGAGCGGGTCGTGACCGGCCTCACCGGCGGGGACGACGCCCTGCTGGTCGGCGGGCCGGACGGCGACGACGCGGCCGTGCTGCGGATCGCCGGCGGCCGGGCCGTGGTCTCCACCGCCGACTTCTTCACCCCCGTCGTCGACGACGCCTACGACTGGGGCCGCATCGCCGCCGCCGACGCGCTCTCCGACGTCTACGCGGTCGGCGGCGAGCCGCTGATGGCCGTCAACCTGCTCGGCTGGCCCGTCGACGCGCTGCCCGCCGAACTCGCCCGCGAGGTGCTGCGCGGCGGCCGGGACGCCGCGGCGCTCGCCGGCTGCGCGATCGCGGGCGGGCACAGCATCGACGACCCCGAGCCCAAGTACGGGCTCGCCGTCACCGGGCTCGCCGACCCGGACCGGCTGCTGCGGCTGGACGCCGGCCGCCCCGGCGTCCCGCTGTCGCTGACCAAGCCGCTCGGCCTCGGCGTCCTCAACGCCCGGCACAAGGCGACCGGCGAGGTGTTCCCGCACGCCGTGGAGACGATGACGCGGCTCAACGCCGGCGCGGGGATCGCCGCGCTGGAGCGCGGCGCCGTGTGCGCGACCGACGTGTCCGGGTTCGGGCTGCTCGGCCACCTGTACAAGGTGGCGCGGGCGAGCGGCGTCACGGCCGTCGTCGACGCCGCCGCCGTCCCCTACCTGGACGGGGCCCGGCCCGCCGTCCGGGACGGGTTCGTCCCCGGCGCGACGCGCCGCAACCTGGCGTGGGTGTCCCCGCACACCGACTTCCGCCGCATCGGCGAGGAGGAGCGGCTGCTGCTGGCCGACGCGCAGACCTCCGGCGGGCTGCTGGTCGCCGGGGAGGTCCCGGGCGCCCCGGTGATCGGCGAACTGGTCCCCCGGGGGCGGCGCACGCTCGTCGTCCGCTGA
- a CDS encoding long-chain fatty acid--CoA ligase gives MGIREQQAVLDQAVAGQTVCTNLAATVERHGGRPAYADRIDGAWRTLTWADTRTRALETAAGFAALGLEPGDVVALMMPNRSEHVLADLGAVHAGGVPTTVYATLAADQIAFVAGDCAAKYAVLDGKDQLDRWQPVLDRLPDLRTVIVVDAAACPDGDRYLSWEAFTALGRERLAADPAEIDRRWRAVKPEDTVTLLYTSGTTGDPKGVLITHSMVLHEAEMVERSSVLPEHPAGVSYLPFAHIADRVLSYYLPIRLASHVHFCPDPAQLTTVLAEVRPHSFFGVPRVWEKIMAGIQAVLSAEQDEAKKQAVGAALEAGRAYVTAQEFGNALTPEITAAFERADQAVLTPMRGLLGLDRVRQASSAAAPLPVEVARFFSGLGLKIFDAYGMTETTGAITANLADSFKLGTVGRPFAGVELRLAEDGEILVRGATCTPGYLNRPDATADLIDADGWVSTGDVGRLDEDGFLTVVDRKKELIITAGGENIAPSLIENHLKEHPLVGQALAFGDRRPYVVALITLDGEVAPVWAAAHGIDTTDLAALAEHPLVREEVAKAVEDANARLARVQQVKKWRVLPAEWTAESEELTPTLKLKRRVVHTKYSPDIDALYAG, from the coding sequence ATGGGGATTCGGGAACAGCAGGCGGTACTCGATCAGGCCGTTGCCGGGCAGACGGTGTGCACGAACCTGGCGGCGACCGTCGAGCGGCACGGCGGCCGGCCCGCCTACGCCGACCGGATCGACGGCGCGTGGCGGACCCTGACCTGGGCCGACACCCGGACCCGGGCACTGGAGACGGCGGCCGGGTTCGCCGCGCTCGGCCTGGAGCCGGGCGACGTGGTCGCGCTGATGATGCCGAACCGCTCCGAGCACGTCCTCGCCGACCTCGGCGCCGTGCACGCCGGCGGCGTCCCGACCACCGTGTACGCGACGCTCGCCGCCGACCAGATCGCGTTCGTGGCCGGGGACTGCGCCGCCAAGTACGCCGTCCTGGACGGCAAGGACCAGCTCGACCGCTGGCAGCCCGTCCTCGACCGGCTGCCGGACCTGCGCACGGTCATCGTGGTGGACGCCGCCGCCTGCCCGGACGGCGACCGCTACCTCAGCTGGGAGGCCTTCACCGCGCTCGGCCGCGAGCGGCTCGCCGCCGACCCGGCCGAGATCGACCGCCGCTGGCGGGCGGTCAAGCCGGAGGACACCGTCACGCTCCTCTACACCTCCGGCACCACCGGCGACCCCAAGGGCGTGCTGATCACCCACTCGATGGTGCTGCACGAGGCCGAGATGGTGGAGCGCAGCTCCGTGCTGCCCGAGCACCCGGCCGGGGTCTCCTACCTGCCGTTCGCGCACATCGCCGACCGCGTCCTCAGCTACTACCTGCCGATCCGGCTGGCGTCCCACGTCCACTTCTGCCCGGACCCCGCCCAGCTCACCACCGTGCTCGCCGAGGTGCGGCCGCACTCCTTCTTCGGCGTGCCGCGCGTCTGGGAGAAGATCATGGCGGGCATCCAGGCGGTGCTGTCCGCCGAGCAGGACGAGGCCAAGAAGCAGGCGGTCGGCGCCGCGCTGGAGGCCGGCCGCGCCTACGTCACCGCCCAGGAGTTCGGCAACGCCCTCACCCCCGAGATCACCGCCGCGTTCGAGCGGGCCGACCAGGCCGTCCTCACCCCGATGCGCGGGCTGCTCGGACTGGACCGCGTCCGGCAGGCCTCCAGCGCCGCGGCGCCGCTGCCGGTGGAGGTCGCCCGGTTCTTCTCCGGCCTCGGCCTGAAGATCTTCGACGCCTACGGGATGACGGAGACGACCGGCGCCATCACCGCCAACCTCGCCGACTCCTTCAAGCTCGGCACCGTCGGCCGCCCGTTCGCCGGGGTGGAGCTGAGGCTCGCCGAGGACGGCGAGATCCTCGTGCGCGGCGCCACCTGCACCCCCGGCTACCTGAACCGCCCGGACGCGACCGCCGACCTCATCGACGCCGACGGCTGGGTCAGCACCGGCGACGTCGGGCGGCTGGACGAGGACGGCTTCCTCACCGTCGTCGACCGCAAGAAGGAGCTGATCATCACCGCGGGCGGGGAGAACATCGCCCCGTCCCTGATCGAGAACCACCTCAAGGAGCACCCGCTCGTCGGGCAGGCGCTCGCCTTCGGGGACCGGCGCCCCTACGTGGTCGCCCTCATCACCCTGGACGGCGAGGTCGCCCCCGTCTGGGCCGCCGCCCACGGCATCGACACCACCGACCTCGCCGCCCTGGCCGAGCACCCCCTCGTGCGGGAGGAGGTCGCGAAGGCCGTCGAGGACGCCAACGCCCGCCTCGCCCGCGTCCAGCAGGTGAAGAAGTGGCGCGTGCTGCCCGCCGAGTGGACCGCCGAGAGCGAGGAGCTCACCCCGACCCTCAAGCTCAAGCGCCGCGTCGTGCACACCAAGTACTCGCCCGACATCGACGCCCTCTACGCGGGCTGA
- a CDS encoding DUF3099 domain-containing protein, with amino-acid sequence MRRRKIAYGIMMGTCLLLFVLAWAVVRHWSHAAAIAMSVVALAIPPFAAIVANWNIDRRD; translated from the coding sequence ATGAGGCGCCGGAAGATCGCCTACGGGATCATGATGGGGACGTGCCTCCTGCTGTTCGTGCTGGCCTGGGCCGTCGTCCGGCACTGGTCGCACGCCGCCGCGATCGCGATGTCGGTCGTCGCGCTCGCCATCCCCCCGTTCGCGGCGATCGTGGCGAACTGGAACATCGACCGCCGCGACTGA
- a CDS encoding DUF4333 domain-containing protein, producing MRKYLAVPAIIGALALTTAACEVTKTVSADAVEEQIVAKFGPPFDDGGIGPATADCPQDLRGEVGTTIECVVHDAKGGAYPLTVTVTAVEGDQVRFSMKEPPQPKGAE from the coding sequence ATGCGCAAGTACCTTGCCGTACCCGCCATCATCGGCGCCTTGGCGCTGACCACCGCCGCCTGCGAGGTGACCAAGACGGTCTCCGCCGACGCAGTGGAGGAGCAGATCGTCGCCAAGTTCGGCCCGCCCTTCGACGACGGCGGCATCGGCCCGGCGACGGCCGACTGCCCGCAGGACCTCAGGGGCGAGGTCGGCACCACGATCGAGTGCGTCGTCCACGACGCCAAGGGCGGCGCCTACCCGCTGACCGTCACCGTCACCGCGGTCGAGGGCGACCAGGTCCGCTTCAGCATGAAGGAGCCGCCGCAGCCGAAGGGCGCCGAGTAG
- the fdhD gene encoding formate dehydrogenase accessory sulfurtransferase FdhD — protein sequence MGRITVRKPVLRVSTSGARGRRPDTLAVEEPLEIRVAGKPLTITMRTPGHDFDLVAGFLAAEGVIADARDLTAMRYCADTAEQNTLDVALAPGVAPPDDSMTRAFTTTSACGVCGKSSIEALRADRPYEVAADPLRITPEVLAVLPERLREAQRVFDRTGGLHAAGLFGAGGELLAVREDVGRHNAVDKVVGWALRQGRLPLAGTVLMVSGRASFELTQKAMTAGVPVLAAVSAPSSLAVELAEEAGMTLVGFLRGETMNVYAGADRIAL from the coding sequence ATGGGGCGGATCACCGTGCGCAAGCCCGTGCTGCGGGTGAGCACGTCCGGCGCGCGGGGCCGCCGGCCGGACACGCTCGCGGTGGAGGAGCCGCTGGAGATCCGCGTCGCCGGCAAGCCGCTCACGATCACCATGCGCACCCCGGGCCACGACTTCGACCTGGTCGCCGGCTTCCTGGCGGCCGAGGGCGTCATCGCGGACGCGCGCGACCTCACCGCCATGCGCTACTGCGCCGACACCGCCGAGCAGAACACCCTCGACGTCGCGCTGGCGCCCGGTGTGGCGCCGCCGGACGACTCGATGACCCGGGCGTTCACCACCACGAGCGCGTGCGGCGTGTGCGGCAAGTCCAGCATCGAGGCGCTGCGCGCCGACCGGCCGTACGAGGTGGCCGCCGACCCGCTGCGGATCACGCCGGAGGTGCTGGCGGTGCTGCCGGAGCGGCTGCGGGAGGCGCAGCGGGTGTTCGACCGGACGGGCGGGCTGCACGCGGCCGGGCTGTTCGGCGCCGGCGGCGAGCTGCTGGCGGTGCGCGAGGACGTCGGGCGGCACAACGCGGTCGACAAGGTCGTCGGGTGGGCGCTGCGGCAGGGGCGGCTGCCGCTGGCCGGGACGGTCCTGATGGTGAGCGGCCGCGCGTCGTTCGAGCTGACGCAGAAGGCGATGACCGCGGGCGTCCCGGTGCTCGCGGCGGTGTCGGCGCCGTCGTCGCTGGCGGTGGAACTGGCCGAGGAAGCCGGGATGACGCTGGTCGGCTTCCTGCGCGGCGAGACCATGAACGTGTACGCGGGTGCGGATCGCATCGCCCTGTGA
- a CDS encoding metal-dependent hydrolase, whose amino-acid sequence MSFDWSATPLHWVPGDPVATHIINSFHIVLPEGEKWFIQCVKDARPYIKDERLLEEIKGFIGQEMVHARSHQGVLDQILEAGGIDVSRITDAAAKGNAERPAQMAALKERNPRAWRRRLRFELAAVASIEHYTAVLGQWIMDNERFEKAGVDPTMLDLLRWHGAEEVEHRSVVFDVYKAMGGRYPTRVAAWVVSLFFLYWALIGGSLYLLKHDPTIKKRVTPLRVYRSYRRSVRLGHVPGIFRLLLGEAPVYLRPNHHPSKVCSTPRALEYLTRSPAAKAAGYDPY is encoded by the coding sequence GTGTCCTTCGACTGGTCGGCGACGCCCCTGCACTGGGTGCCGGGCGATCCCGTCGCCACGCACATCATCAACTCGTTCCACATCGTCCTGCCCGAGGGCGAGAAGTGGTTCATCCAGTGCGTCAAGGACGCCCGCCCCTACATCAAGGACGAGCGGCTGCTGGAGGAGATCAAGGGGTTCATCGGCCAGGAGATGGTGCACGCCCGCTCCCACCAGGGGGTGCTGGACCAGATCCTGGAGGCCGGCGGCATCGACGTCTCCAGGATCACGGACGCGGCGGCCAAGGGCAACGCCGAGCGGCCCGCGCAGATGGCGGCGCTGAAGGAGCGCAACCCGCGGGCGTGGCGGCGGCGGCTGCGGTTCGAGCTGGCCGCGGTCGCCTCGATCGAGCACTACACCGCCGTCCTCGGCCAGTGGATCATGGACAACGAGCGGTTCGAGAAGGCCGGCGTCGACCCGACCATGCTGGACCTGCTGCGCTGGCACGGGGCCGAGGAGGTCGAGCACCGGTCGGTGGTGTTCGACGTCTACAAGGCCATGGGCGGCCGCTACCCGACGCGCGTCGCGGCCTGGGTGGTGTCGCTGTTCTTCCTGTACTGGGCGCTGATCGGCGGGTCGCTGTACCTGCTCAAGCACGACCCGACCATCAAGAAGCGGGTGACGCCCCTGCGGGTGTACCGGTCGTACCGGCGGTCGGTCCGGCTGGGCCACGTGCCCGGCATCTTCCGGCTGCTGCTCGGCGAGGCGCCCGTCTACCTGAGGCCGAACCACCACCCCTCCAAGGTGTGCTCGACCCCGCGCGCGCTTGAGTACCTGACGCGGTCCCCGGCGGCGAAGGCCGCGGGCTACGACCCGTACTAG
- a CDS encoding SDR family oxidoreductase — MSNKAAGGPLARGRRVRGDGVDLAVYEQGDPSRPTVLLVHGYPDTHAVWDEVAERLAGRFHVVRYDVRGAGASSRPFGRKRYTFDYLMSDMRAVLDAVAPEREVHLVGHDWGSIQGWEAACTMPDRFASFTSISGPCLDHVGHWMRRNLTRPTPANLRRAMGQGLRSWYIYAFQTPVLPELLWTAGMTKPFNLALALGEGVPPRPGHPARTMARDAAAGVGLYRANMLRRLRGPRDRRTDVPTQVVVPTRDLFVSPHLVGGLGERVPNLSLRPVAAGHWVPRSHPGLVARCVAEHVTAVEGGPLTAAESRSLERARVRPGRAPFGGSLVVVTGAGGGVGRATALAFARRGAEVVTADLDLASARRTAELAGLAGPRGHAYRVDVSDPAAMEDFAKAVLHEHGVPDVVVNAADADMAGSFFDHSAEDWRGLLDVNLGGAVHGSRLFARQMAERGLGGHIVTTASAAAFTPSRARPAYATSKAAVLMLSECLRAELKGKGIGVTAACAGPRARPERVAERIVAAVRGDRAVAVTPAARPARLAARAAPGAVRLLARREPGRARG, encoded by the coding sequence ATGTCCAATAAAGCGGCCGGCGGCCCCCTGGCCCGCGGGCGCCGGGTCCGCGGCGACGGCGTCGACCTCGCCGTCTACGAGCAGGGCGACCCCTCGCGTCCGACGGTGCTGCTCGTCCACGGCTACCCCGACACCCACGCGGTGTGGGACGAGGTGGCCGAGCGGCTCGCCGGGCGGTTCCACGTCGTCCGCTACGACGTGCGCGGCGCGGGCGCTTCGTCGCGTCCGTTCGGCCGCAAGCGCTACACCTTCGACTACCTGATGTCCGACATGAGGGCCGTGCTGGACGCCGTCGCGCCCGAGCGCGAGGTGCACCTCGTCGGGCACGACTGGGGTTCGATCCAGGGGTGGGAGGCGGCGTGCACCATGCCGGACCGCTTCGCCTCCTTCACCTCCATCTCCGGCCCCTGCCTGGACCACGTCGGGCACTGGATGCGGCGCAACCTCACCCGCCCCACCCCGGCCAACCTGCGCCGGGCCATGGGCCAGGGCCTGCGGTCCTGGTACATCTACGCCTTCCAGACGCCGGTCCTGCCGGAACTGCTGTGGACGGCCGGGATGACCAAGCCGTTCAACCTGGCACTGGCCCTGGGCGAGGGCGTCCCGCCGCGCCCGGGGCACCCCGCGCGGACCATGGCGCGCGACGCCGCGGCCGGCGTCGGCCTGTACCGGGCGAACATGCTGCGGCGGCTGCGCGGGCCGCGCGACCGGCGCACGGACGTCCCGACGCAGGTCGTCGTCCCGACCAGGGACCTGTTCGTCTCGCCGCACCTGGTGGGCGGCCTCGGCGAGCGCGTCCCGAACCTGTCGCTGCGGCCCGTCGCGGCCGGGCACTGGGTGCCGCGCAGCCACCCCGGCCTCGTCGCGCGCTGCGTCGCCGAGCACGTCACGGCCGTGGAGGGCGGTCCGCTGACGGCCGCCGAGTCCCGGTCCCTGGAGCGGGCGCGGGTCCGGCCGGGGCGGGCGCCGTTCGGCGGGTCGCTCGTCGTCGTCACGGGAGCGGGCGGCGGCGTCGGCCGCGCCACAGCGCTGGCGTTCGCCCGGCGCGGCGCCGAGGTCGTCACCGCCGACCTCGACCTGGCGTCCGCCCGGCGCACCGCCGAACTCGCCGGGCTGGCCGGACCGCGCGGGCACGCCTACCGGGTGGACGTGTCCGACCCCGCCGCGATGGAGGACTTCGCCAAGGCCGTCCTGCACGAGCACGGGGTACCGGACGTCGTCGTCAACGCCGCGGACGCCGACATGGCCGGCTCGTTCTTCGACCACTCCGCCGAGGACTGGCGCGGCCTCCTGGACGTCAATCTGGGGGGCGCCGTCCACGGCTCGCGGCTCTTCGCGCGGCAGATGGCGGAGCGCGGCCTGGGCGGCCACATCGTCACCACCGCGTCGGCCGCCGCGTTCACGCCGTCGCGCGCCCGGCCCGCCTACGCCACGAGCAAGGCGGCCGTGCTGATGCTGTCGGAATGCCTGCGCGCCGAACTGAAGGGCAAGGGCATCGGGGTCACCGCCGCCTGCGCCGGCCCCCGGGCGCGGCCGGAGCGGGTCGCCGAGCGGATCGTCGCGGCGGTGCGCGGCGACCGGGCCGTCGCCGTGACGCCGGCGGCGCGGCCCGCCCGGCTGGCCGCCCGCGCCGCGCCGGGCGCGGTGCGGCTGCTCGCCCGCCGCGAGCCGGGCCGGGCGCGGGGCTGA
- a CDS encoding NAD(P)/FAD-dependent oxidoreductase: protein MADAVVIGAGHNGLVAANVLADAGWDVEVLEAQPEPGGAVRSDRGVHPDYVSDLCSAFYPLGAASPVMRALDLQRHGLRWRHAPAVLAHPLPDGRSAVLERDRDATAASLEALGAGDGEAWLRLCAMWDETGDGVLRALFTPFPPVRAALPLAAALRRAGGLRAVRRLLAPVRTLGEQEFTGPGGPLLLAGSALHTDMFPESTAGSVFGWLLAMIGQRDGWPVPEGGAGELTAALVRRLESRGGRVRCGVPVASVVVRGGRALGVRTASGEPVRAARAVLADVAAPALYGGLVGWSDLPGSLRADMRRFDWDHATFKVDWALSGPIPWAAPDAGRAGTVHLSPGMEALTDYSADLATGRVPAEPFALLGQMTTADPARSPAGTESVWAYTHVPHRVRADAGPDGITGAWDEREQDAMAGRLEGVVERLAPGFRARITARRVTAPPAFADHDANLVNGALNGGTALIHQQLVFRPVPGLGRAETPVAGLYLASASAHPGGGVHGACGANAARAALAHAGPAGRVLTPALRGLSRLLAP from the coding sequence ATGGCGGACGCCGTGGTCATCGGGGCGGGGCACAACGGGCTGGTCGCGGCCAACGTGCTGGCCGACGCGGGCTGGGACGTCGAGGTCCTGGAGGCGCAGCCGGAGCCGGGCGGCGCCGTGCGCAGCGACCGGGGCGTCCACCCCGACTACGTCAGCGACCTGTGCAGCGCGTTCTACCCGCTCGGCGCGGCGTCCCCGGTCATGCGGGCGCTGGACCTCCAACGGCACGGGCTGCGCTGGCGGCACGCGCCGGCCGTCCTCGCGCACCCGCTGCCTGACGGGCGCTCCGCCGTCCTGGAACGCGACCGCGACGCGACCGCCGCGAGCCTGGAGGCGCTGGGCGCGGGCGACGGCGAGGCGTGGCTGCGGCTGTGCGCCATGTGGGACGAGACGGGGGACGGCGTCCTGCGGGCCCTGTTCACCCCGTTCCCGCCGGTCCGGGCGGCGCTGCCGCTGGCGGCGGCGCTGCGCCGCGCGGGCGGCCTGCGCGCCGTGCGGCGGCTGCTGGCGCCCGTCCGCACGCTCGGGGAGCAGGAGTTCACCGGGCCGGGCGGGCCGCTGCTGCTCGCCGGGTCGGCGCTGCACACCGACATGTTCCCCGAGTCGACCGCGGGCTCGGTGTTCGGCTGGCTGCTCGCGATGATCGGCCAGCGGGACGGCTGGCCGGTCCCCGAGGGCGGGGCGGGCGAGCTGACGGCCGCGCTCGTGCGGCGGCTGGAGTCGCGCGGCGGGCGGGTCCGCTGCGGCGTCCCGGTCGCCTCGGTCGTCGTCCGGGGCGGGCGCGCGCTCGGCGTGCGGACCGCGTCCGGGGAGCCGGTGCGCGCCGCCAGGGCCGTGCTCGCGGACGTGGCGGCGCCCGCGCTCTACGGCGGCCTGGTCGGCTGGTCCGACCTGCCCGGCTCGCTGCGCGCCGACATGCGCCGCTTCGACTGGGACCACGCCACCTTCAAGGTCGACTGGGCGCTGTCGGGCCCGATCCCCTGGGCGGCCCCGGACGCCGGGCGGGCCGGGACCGTGCACCTGTCCCCCGGCATGGAGGCGCTGACCGACTACAGCGCGGACCTCGCCACCGGCCGCGTGCCGGCCGAGCCGTTCGCGCTGCTCGGCCAGATGACGACCGCCGACCCGGCCCGCTCCCCCGCCGGGACCGAGTCGGTCTGGGCGTACACGCACGTCCCCCACCGCGTGCGGGCCGACGCGGGCCCCGACGGCATCACCGGCGCCTGGGACGAGCGCGAGCAGGACGCCATGGCCGGCCGCCTGGAGGGCGTCGTCGAGCGCCTCGCGCCCGGCTTCCGCGCCCGGATCACCGCCCGCCGCGTCACCGCGCCGCCCGCCTTCGCCGACCACGACGCCAACCTCGTCAACGGCGCCCTCAACGGCGGGACCGCGCTGATCCACCAGCAGCTGGTGTTCCGGCCCGTCCCCGGCCTCGGCCGGGCCGAGACCCCCGTCGCGGGCCTGTACCTGGCGTCCGCGTCCGCCCATCCCGGCGGCGGCGTGCACGGCGCCTGCGGGGCCAACGCCGCCCGCGCCGCGCTCGCCCACGCCGGGCCCGCGGGCCGCGTCCTCACCCCCGCCCTCCGGGGCCTGAGCCGCCTCCTCGCGCCGTAG
- a CDS encoding CBS domain-containing protein produces MRIRDILRRKGDTVATVRPDATVRHLLAVLAEHNIGAVVVSPDGASISGIVSERDVVRRLHDRGAALLDRPVSDIMTAEVRSCGPGDKVEDLRRTMTEHRFRHAPVVEDGRLAGIVSIGDVVKSAIDELESEREHLVGYIQNAP; encoded by the coding sequence ATGCGGATTCGCGACATCCTTCGGCGGAAAGGCGACACGGTGGCCACGGTGCGGCCCGACGCCACCGTGCGGCACCTGCTCGCCGTCCTGGCGGAGCACAACATCGGGGCGGTGGTCGTCTCCCCGGACGGCGCGTCGATCTCCGGCATCGTGTCCGAGCGCGACGTCGTGCGCAGGCTGCACGACCGCGGCGCGGCCCTGCTGGACCGGCCCGTCTCCGACATCATGACCGCGGAGGTCCGCAGCTGCGGCCCCGGCGACAAGGTCGAGGACCTGCGCCGCACCATGACCGAGCACCGCTTCCGGCACGCGCCCGTCGTCGAGGACGGCCGGCTCGCCGGGATCGTCAGCATCGGCGACGTCGTCAAGAGCGCCATCGACGAGCTGGAGAGCGAGCGCGAGCACCTGGTGGGCTACATCCAGAACGCCCCCTGA
- a CDS encoding PLP-dependent aminotransferase family protein: MSTRYVSGPHLARLLGDVSRDRPVYAALARSVRALVLDGRLALRTRLPAERDLAAALGVSRTTVTTAYDRLREEGYIESRQGAGSWTALPPVRMSAVERRADAPAGGRYGKAYPVPDDGSFIDLGCATPGAPAIFEEAVAAAVAELPRYSSGPGYEPAGLAGLRQVVAAGYTARGVPTRDDQIVVTTGAQHAFTLLTQLLVEPGDAVMVERPTYPHALGALRRRGARLVPVGVNEGWDIELAAGAMRQAAVRMAYTVPDFHNPTGYLMPAADRAALVDAARRADAFLVADETFADLAHDLDAPREAPLAAYDNGGRVITVGSASKLLWGGLRIGWIRTTAPLARRLVLAREPFDMASPVLDQLIVRELLLRVEEVRAERARTLLRGRDALAGALRELLPGWEFRLPAGGMSLWARIGAPVATALAEAAERLGVRVVAGPVFGADGVLEDYVRLPYVLPPDALRTAVERLALAHREVQAAPAARTLPAYV; encoded by the coding sequence ATGAGCACCCGCTATGTGAGCGGCCCGCACCTGGCCCGGCTGCTGGGGGACGTCTCGCGGGACCGCCCCGTCTACGCCGCGCTGGCCCGGTCGGTGCGCGCCCTCGTCCTGGACGGCCGGCTGGCCCTGCGCACCCGGCTGCCCGCCGAGCGCGACCTCGCCGCCGCCCTCGGCGTCAGCCGCACCACCGTGACGACCGCCTACGACCGGCTCCGCGAAGAGGGCTACATCGAGAGCCGGCAGGGCGCGGGCAGCTGGACGGCGCTGCCCCCGGTGCGGATGTCGGCGGTCGAGCGGCGCGCCGACGCGCCCGCCGGCGGGCGGTACGGCAAGGCGTACCCGGTGCCGGACGACGGGTCCTTCATCGACCTCGGCTGCGCCACCCCCGGCGCCCCGGCGATCTTCGAGGAGGCCGTCGCCGCCGCCGTCGCCGAGCTGCCCCGCTACAGCTCGGGGCCCGGCTACGAGCCCGCCGGGCTGGCCGGGCTGCGGCAGGTCGTCGCCGCCGGGTACACCGCGCGCGGCGTCCCGACCCGCGACGACCAGATCGTCGTCACCACCGGCGCCCAGCACGCGTTCACGCTGCTGACGCAGCTGCTGGTGGAGCCGGGCGACGCCGTCATGGTCGAGCGCCCGACCTATCCGCACGCCCTCGGCGCGCTGCGCCGCCGCGGCGCCCGGCTCGTCCCGGTCGGGGTGAACGAGGGCTGGGACATCGAGCTCGCGGCGGGCGCGATGCGGCAGGCCGCCGTCCGGATGGCCTACACCGTCCCCGACTTCCACAACCCGACCGGGTACCTGATGCCGGCGGCGGACCGGGCCGCGCTCGTCGACGCCGCGCGCCGCGCCGACGCGTTCCTCGTCGCCGACGAGACGTTCGCCGACCTCGCCCACGACCTGGACGCGCCGCGCGAGGCGCCGCTGGCCGCCTACGACAACGGCGGCCGGGTCATCACCGTCGGGTCGGCCTCCAAGCTGCTGTGGGGCGGGCTGCGCATCGGCTGGATCCGCACGACCGCGCCGCTGGCGCGCCGCCTCGTGCTGGCCCGGGAGCCGTTCGACATGGCCAGCCCGGTCCTCGACCAGCTGATCGTCCGGGAGCTGCTGCTGCGGGTGGAGGAGGTCCGCGCCGAGCGCGCGCGGACCCTGCTGCGCGGCCGGGACGCGCTGGCCGGGGCGCTGCGCGAGCTGCTGCCCGGCTGGGAGTTCCGGCTGCCCGCCGGCGGCATGTCGCTGTGGGCGCGCATCGGCGCGCCCGTCGCGACGGCGCTGGCGGAGGCGGCCGAGCGGCTCGGCGTCCGGGTCGTCGCCGGGCCGGTGTTCGGCGCGGACGGCGTCCTGGAGGACTACGTGCGGCTGCCGTACGTGCTGCCGCCGGACGCGCTGCGCACGGCCGTCGAGCGCCTCGCCCTGGCCCACCGGGAGGTGCAGGCGGCCCCGGCGGCGCGCACCCTGCCCGCCTACGTGTGA